In Corvus cornix cornix isolate S_Up_H32 chromosome 4A, ASM73873v5, whole genome shotgun sequence, one genomic interval encodes:
- the CHMP1B gene encoding charged multivesicular body protein 1b: MSNMEKHLFNLKFAAKELNRNSKKCDKEEKAEKAKIKKAIQKGNMEVARIHAENAIRQKNQAINFLRMSARVDAVAARVQTAVTMGKVTKSMAGVVKSMDATLKSMNLEKISALMDKFEHQFETLDVQTQQMEDTMSNTTTLTTPQNQVDMLLQEMADEAGLDLNMELPQGQTGSVGTSVASAEQDELSQRLARLRDQV, translated from the exons AACACCTGTTTAATTTGAAGTTTGCTGCAAAGGAGCTCAACAGAAACTCCAAAAAATGcgacaaagaagaaaaggctgagaaagctAAAATTAAGAAG gCCATTCAGAAGGGGAACATGGAAGTGGCCCGGATCCACGCGGAGAACGCTATCCGCCAGAAGAACCAGGCCATCAACTTCCTGCGCATGAGCGCCCGCGTGGACGCCGTGGCAGCCAGGGTCCAGACTGCCGTCACCATGGGCAAG GTAACAAAGTCGATGGCAGGGGTGGTGAAGTCTATGGATGCCACATTGAAGAGCATGAACTTGGAAAAG ATCTCTGCACTAATGGACAAATTTGAACATCAGTTTGAGACACTGGATGTTCAGACACAGCAGATGGAAGACACAATGAGCAACACTACAACGTTAACAACGCCACAA aaCCAGGTGGACATGCTCCTGCAGGAAATGGCAGATGAAGCAGG CCTTGATCTGAACATGGAACTACCTCAAGGACAGACAGGTTCTGTTGGTACAAGCGTTGCCTCAGCAGAGCAG GATGAGCTGTCACAGAGACTGGCCCGCCTACGTGATCAAGTCTAA